One stretch of Brachyhypopomus gauderio isolate BG-103 chromosome 10, BGAUD_0.2, whole genome shotgun sequence DNA includes these proteins:
- the nt5c2l1 gene encoding 5'-nucleotidase, cytosolic II, like 1 isoform X1, giving the protein MAGSTQEAAAVDVQKGKSEIHHRVFVNKSVNLGNIKCYGFDMDYTLAIYKSPEYDSLGFEMLRDQLVSIGYPHELLRYSYDSTFPTRGLVYDTTYGNLLKVDSHGNVLVCTHGFAYLRGSEIEQYYPNKFIQRGDTERFYILNTLFNLSETYLYTCLVDFFTNSSRYVNCQLGFKHGDLFMSFKSMFQDVRDAMNFLHETGSLKERTLKNLDKYVIRDPRIPLFLERIKKVAKVFLATNSSYSYTEAILKFLLDSPPDSKSPKKLWRSFFDLVVVDTQKPLFFAEGTVLRQVDTDTGKLLIGTYTGDLQHGTVYSGGSSDIICDLLDVKGKDILYVGDHIFGDILKSKKRQGWKTFLVVPELTNELQVWTDNSIMFEELRQLDISLAELHKQSGSGCIDTSDIDFINAKIKKITYSLEMAYGKMGSLLRCGSTKTLFASQLLRYADLYASSFLSLLHYPISYLFRAPYVLMPHETAVAKALSLPDLPANHLIRNPISPVTVGHLQCSLAQH; this is encoded by the exons ATGGCTGGAAGCACGCAAGAGGCTGCTGCGGTGGACGTGCAAAAAGGAAAAAGCGAAATTCACCATAG GGTGTTTGTCAACAAGAGTGTTAATCTTGGGAACATTAAGTGCTATGGCTTCGACATGGACTACACTCTAGCCA TATACAAGTCACCTGAATATGACAGTCTGGGCTTCGAGATGCTGAGGGACCAGCTGGTCTCCATCGGCTACCCACACGAGCTGCTGCGCTACAGCTATGACTCTACCTTCCCAACGCG CGGCCTGGTGTACGACACCACCTACGGTAACCTGCTGAAGGTGGATTCACACGGGAACGTCCTGGTGTGCACCCATGGTTTTGCCTACCTCAGAGG AAGTGAGATTGAACAGTACTACCCAAACAAATTCATCCAAAGAGGCGACACCGAGCGGTTCTACATCCTCAACACACTCTTTAATCTCTCGG AAACCTACCTGTACACATGTCTCGTGGACTTCTTCACCAATAGCTCCAGATACGTGAA CTGCCAGTTGGGCTTTAAGCATGGTGATCTTTTCATGTCATTCAAAAGTATGTTTCAGGACGTGCGAGATGCCATGAATTTTCTTCATGAGACA GGCAGCCTGAAGGAGAGGACTTTAAAGAACCTGGACAAATATGTCATCAGGGAT CCTCGGATTCCCCTGTTTCTGGAACGCATAAAGAAAGTTGCGAAAGTGTTTCTGGCCACCAACAGCAGCTACAGCTACACAGAG GCCATTTTGAAATTCTTGTTAGATTCTCCACCTGATTCAAAG AGCCCGAAGAAACTGTGGCGCTCCTTCTTTGACCTGGTGGTGGTGGACACACAGAAGCCTCTGTTTTTCGCCGAAGGGACAGTGCTGAGACAAGTGGACACG GACACGGGCAAACTGCTGATCGGAACCTACACGGGAGACCTGCAGCACGGGACTGTCTACTCTGGAG GATCGTCTGACATCATCTGTGACTTGCTGGATGTGAAAGGGAAAGATATTCTCTATGTGGGAGACCACATTTTTGGCGACATTTTGAAGTCCAAGAAGCGCCAGGGCTGGAAGACCTTCCTCGTCGTACCTGAGCTCACCAATGAGCTACAAGTGTGGACAGACAACAGCA TTATGTTTGAAGAGCTGAGGCAGCTTGATATAAGCCTCGCTGAACTGCACAA GCAGAGCGGCAGTGGCTGCATAGACACTTCAGACATTGATTTTATCAACGCCAAGATCAAG AAAATAACGTACAGTCTAGAGATGGCTTATGGGAAGATGGGAAGCCTCCTTCGCTGTGGTTCCACTAAAACTCTGTTTGCCAGTCAGTTGCTGCGCTACGCTGACCTGTATGCGTCGTCCTTTCTCAGCCTCCTCCACTACCCCATCAGCTACCTCTTCAGAGCCCCCTACGTCCTG ATGCCCCATGAGACTGCTGTGGCCAAGGCCCTTTCCCTGCCAGACCTCCCAGCCAATCACCTAATCAGAAACCCAATCAGTCCAGTCACTGTTGGACATCTTCAATGCTCCTTAGCCCAACACTAA
- the nt5c2l1 gene encoding 5'-nucleotidase, cytosolic II, like 1 isoform X2, with protein MDYTLAIYKSPEYDSLGFEMLRDQLVSIGYPHELLRYSYDSTFPTRGLVYDTTYGNLLKVDSHGNVLVCTHGFAYLRGSEIEQYYPNKFIQRGDTERFYILNTLFNLSETYLYTCLVDFFTNSSRYVNCQLGFKHGDLFMSFKSMFQDVRDAMNFLHETGSLKERTLKNLDKYVIRDPRIPLFLERIKKVAKVFLATNSSYSYTEAILKFLLDSPPDSKSPKKLWRSFFDLVVVDTQKPLFFAEGTVLRQVDTDTGKLLIGTYTGDLQHGTVYSGGSSDIICDLLDVKGKDILYVGDHIFGDILKSKKRQGWKTFLVVPELTNELQVWTDNSIMFEELRQLDISLAELHKQSGSGCIDTSDIDFINAKIKKITYSLEMAYGKMGSLLRCGSTKTLFASQLLRYADLYASSFLSLLHYPISYLFRAPYVLMPHETAVAKALSLPDLPANHLIRNPISPVTVGHLQCSLAQH; from the exons ATGGACTACACTCTAGCCA TATACAAGTCACCTGAATATGACAGTCTGGGCTTCGAGATGCTGAGGGACCAGCTGGTCTCCATCGGCTACCCACACGAGCTGCTGCGCTACAGCTATGACTCTACCTTCCCAACGCG CGGCCTGGTGTACGACACCACCTACGGTAACCTGCTGAAGGTGGATTCACACGGGAACGTCCTGGTGTGCACCCATGGTTTTGCCTACCTCAGAGG AAGTGAGATTGAACAGTACTACCCAAACAAATTCATCCAAAGAGGCGACACCGAGCGGTTCTACATCCTCAACACACTCTTTAATCTCTCGG AAACCTACCTGTACACATGTCTCGTGGACTTCTTCACCAATAGCTCCAGATACGTGAA CTGCCAGTTGGGCTTTAAGCATGGTGATCTTTTCATGTCATTCAAAAGTATGTTTCAGGACGTGCGAGATGCCATGAATTTTCTTCATGAGACA GGCAGCCTGAAGGAGAGGACTTTAAAGAACCTGGACAAATATGTCATCAGGGAT CCTCGGATTCCCCTGTTTCTGGAACGCATAAAGAAAGTTGCGAAAGTGTTTCTGGCCACCAACAGCAGCTACAGCTACACAGAG GCCATTTTGAAATTCTTGTTAGATTCTCCACCTGATTCAAAG AGCCCGAAGAAACTGTGGCGCTCCTTCTTTGACCTGGTGGTGGTGGACACACAGAAGCCTCTGTTTTTCGCCGAAGGGACAGTGCTGAGACAAGTGGACACG GACACGGGCAAACTGCTGATCGGAACCTACACGGGAGACCTGCAGCACGGGACTGTCTACTCTGGAG GATCGTCTGACATCATCTGTGACTTGCTGGATGTGAAAGGGAAAGATATTCTCTATGTGGGAGACCACATTTTTGGCGACATTTTGAAGTCCAAGAAGCGCCAGGGCTGGAAGACCTTCCTCGTCGTACCTGAGCTCACCAATGAGCTACAAGTGTGGACAGACAACAGCA TTATGTTTGAAGAGCTGAGGCAGCTTGATATAAGCCTCGCTGAACTGCACAA GCAGAGCGGCAGTGGCTGCATAGACACTTCAGACATTGATTTTATCAACGCCAAGATCAAG AAAATAACGTACAGTCTAGAGATGGCTTATGGGAAGATGGGAAGCCTCCTTCGCTGTGGTTCCACTAAAACTCTGTTTGCCAGTCAGTTGCTGCGCTACGCTGACCTGTATGCGTCGTCCTTTCTCAGCCTCCTCCACTACCCCATCAGCTACCTCTTCAGAGCCCCCTACGTCCTG ATGCCCCATGAGACTGCTGTGGCCAAGGCCCTTTCCCTGCCAGACCTCCCAGCCAATCACCTAATCAGAAACCCAATCAGTCCAGTCACTGTTGGACATCTTCAATGCTCCTTAGCCCAACACTAA
- the nt5c2l1 gene encoding 5'-nucleotidase, cytosolic II, like 1 isoform X3 yields MLRDQLVSIGYPHELLRYSYDSTFPTRGLVYDTTYGNLLKVDSHGNVLVCTHGFAYLRGSEIEQYYPNKFIQRGDTERFYILNTLFNLSETYLYTCLVDFFTNSSRYVNCQLGFKHGDLFMSFKSMFQDVRDAMNFLHETGSLKERTLKNLDKYVIRDPRIPLFLERIKKVAKVFLATNSSYSYTEAILKFLLDSPPDSKSPKKLWRSFFDLVVVDTQKPLFFAEGTVLRQVDTDTGKLLIGTYTGDLQHGTVYSGGSSDIICDLLDVKGKDILYVGDHIFGDILKSKKRQGWKTFLVVPELTNELQVWTDNSIMFEELRQLDISLAELHKQSGSGCIDTSDIDFINAKIKKITYSLEMAYGKMGSLLRCGSTKTLFASQLLRYADLYASSFLSLLHYPISYLFRAPYVLMPHETAVAKALSLPDLPANHLIRNPISPVTVGHLQCSLAQH; encoded by the exons ATGCTGAGGGACCAGCTGGTCTCCATCGGCTACCCACACGAGCTGCTGCGCTACAGCTATGACTCTACCTTCCCAACGCG CGGCCTGGTGTACGACACCACCTACGGTAACCTGCTGAAGGTGGATTCACACGGGAACGTCCTGGTGTGCACCCATGGTTTTGCCTACCTCAGAGG AAGTGAGATTGAACAGTACTACCCAAACAAATTCATCCAAAGAGGCGACACCGAGCGGTTCTACATCCTCAACACACTCTTTAATCTCTCGG AAACCTACCTGTACACATGTCTCGTGGACTTCTTCACCAATAGCTCCAGATACGTGAA CTGCCAGTTGGGCTTTAAGCATGGTGATCTTTTCATGTCATTCAAAAGTATGTTTCAGGACGTGCGAGATGCCATGAATTTTCTTCATGAGACA GGCAGCCTGAAGGAGAGGACTTTAAAGAACCTGGACAAATATGTCATCAGGGAT CCTCGGATTCCCCTGTTTCTGGAACGCATAAAGAAAGTTGCGAAAGTGTTTCTGGCCACCAACAGCAGCTACAGCTACACAGAG GCCATTTTGAAATTCTTGTTAGATTCTCCACCTGATTCAAAG AGCCCGAAGAAACTGTGGCGCTCCTTCTTTGACCTGGTGGTGGTGGACACACAGAAGCCTCTGTTTTTCGCCGAAGGGACAGTGCTGAGACAAGTGGACACG GACACGGGCAAACTGCTGATCGGAACCTACACGGGAGACCTGCAGCACGGGACTGTCTACTCTGGAG GATCGTCTGACATCATCTGTGACTTGCTGGATGTGAAAGGGAAAGATATTCTCTATGTGGGAGACCACATTTTTGGCGACATTTTGAAGTCCAAGAAGCGCCAGGGCTGGAAGACCTTCCTCGTCGTACCTGAGCTCACCAATGAGCTACAAGTGTGGACAGACAACAGCA TTATGTTTGAAGAGCTGAGGCAGCTTGATATAAGCCTCGCTGAACTGCACAA GCAGAGCGGCAGTGGCTGCATAGACACTTCAGACATTGATTTTATCAACGCCAAGATCAAG AAAATAACGTACAGTCTAGAGATGGCTTATGGGAAGATGGGAAGCCTCCTTCGCTGTGGTTCCACTAAAACTCTGTTTGCCAGTCAGTTGCTGCGCTACGCTGACCTGTATGCGTCGTCCTTTCTCAGCCTCCTCCACTACCCCATCAGCTACCTCTTCAGAGCCCCCTACGTCCTG ATGCCCCATGAGACTGCTGTGGCCAAGGCCCTTTCCCTGCCAGACCTCCCAGCCAATCACCTAATCAGAAACCCAATCAGTCCAGTCACTGTTGGACATCTTCAATGCTCCTTAGCCCAACACTAA